GTCGCTTTTAGAGCGAGTTCAAGATTATCGTGAGCGGCAAAATCTCCATATTTATAGCCAAGATCTTCTAAAGCTTTTTGTAAAAGCATAAAATGCTTGATTTCTTCATCTGCCACCTCAAGCCAATCTGTATAAAATTTTAATGGCAAATTTGTAAATCTATAACTTGCGTCAAGTGCTAAATTTATCGCACTAAATTCTATATGTGCAATAGAATGCAAGGTTTTTGCTAGTGCTTGAGTCGAGTTTGTAAATTTAGGTCTTCGTATCCTTGTGGGATGGACTAAGATTAAATCTTTTCTTGAATTATCTTTTAATATAGCTTTAAATTCGTGATTGAAAATTAAATTATTTTGTTTAAAATTTTCATAAAAATCGTTAAATTTATAGACTTTAGTTTGGAAATCTTGCTCGTAAAGTATATTTTCTAAAGTACTAAAAAATTCTTTTTTCATAACTTTTCTTTGAATGGATTTTAGATAAAATTATA
This genomic interval from Campylobacter sp. CCS1377 contains the following:
- a CDS encoding ferritin-like domain-containing protein; protein product: MKKEFFSTLENILYEQDFQTKVYKFNDFYENFKQNNLIFNHEFKAILKDNSRKDLILVHPTRIRRPKFTNSTQALAKTLHSIAHIEFSAINLALDASYRFTNLPLKFYTDWLEVADEEIKHFMLLQKALEDLGYKYGDFAAHDNLELALKATKDSLSLRMGVVHRGLEAKGLDANPFVQKKLQSNNHPIKSYLKEVLDIILNDEIKHVSKGDFWWNFSKKDDEQFIDLCKKFKQFSLVGKSINEEARLKAGFSQEEIKALQKIDFY